From Fibrobacterota bacterium, the proteins below share one genomic window:
- a CDS encoding DUF465 domain-containing protein, protein MRIDHRDLHDDFPEYAQRIHDLKIGNPAFAQLFKAYDEINHKIRRIEIDNVPMGDSEFEHLKFERLKVKDKLYAMLQQG, encoded by the coding sequence ATGCGCATCGATCATCGCGACCTGCACGACGATTTCCCCGAATATGCCCAACGCATCCATGACCTCAAGATCGGCAATCCCGCCTTCGCCCAACTGTTCAAGGCCTATGACGAAATCAACCACAAGATCCGTCGCATCGAAATCGACAATGTCCCCATGGGCGATTCCGAATTCGAGCATTTGAAATTCGAGAGGCTGAAGGTGAAGGACAAGCTCTACGCCATGCTCCAGCAGGGTTAG
- the feoB gene encoding ferrous iron transport protein B has product MHSHPDLNPAPGPGPAPSSASPDASVLSASGSASASDPLVALVGSANSGKTTLFNLLTGSHYTTINYPGATVEFALGQGKNLGFKCRVMDTPGLSSLIPSSLDEKVTVDALFARHRPDVVVAVVDANQLSRHLYLVKQLQDLGFNLIIALTMSDLLRKRGQAVDAGKLSEMMECPVFPIDPRRKDKAAEMGKLVEKRWLAGRPESGRRPVDEGSYRAFAAGMSDERVQQYYAALDQVELLVLKDAGEAEANAGRSGTVSKQEAGNGDGRAPAGGARARSDAADRILLHPVWGLAIFLLAMFAIFTSIFWLATPFMDGIDAAFGWGIAGLKRILPDYWAVDMLADGAIGGVGTVMVFLPQILILFFAMGYLEDSGYLARGAALVDKPLSKIGLNGKSFVPLLSGYACAIPAMLAARTIPNRYERNLTIFIIPLMSCSARLPVYTLLLAFITPRDKPWIGGLALTGLYLAGLVLGAAVSTIISKIIKNKGMSGFILELPALRMPVLKVVAASTYHKAAQYLRKAGLMIIIISLGLWVLTHTPPQARTAATVESASPAAQDAPGPNPPSALAPVGDVEYVAVTHSYAAQLGHFLEPVTRPMGLDWRGGVAMICGFAAREVFVSAMALMYRIDDAGGKDKGLADRLLARMGEVRFEDTGARVFTISSVLGVILFFMIALQCFSTVAVAKAESGGWKLAAVQLLLYTGTAYVLTVALVQGLRALGVP; this is encoded by the coding sequence GTGCATTCGCATCCGGATTTGAACCCCGCCCCCGGGCCGGGTCCCGCACCGTCTTCCGCCTCTCCCGACGCTTCCGTGCTCTCCGCATCGGGCTCGGCTTCCGCTTCGGATCCTTTGGTGGCGCTGGTGGGTTCGGCCAATTCCGGAAAGACCACCCTCTTCAACCTGCTGACGGGATCGCATTACACGACCATCAATTATCCCGGGGCCACGGTGGAATTCGCTTTAGGGCAGGGGAAGAACCTGGGCTTCAAGTGCAGGGTCATGGATACGCCAGGCTTGTCGAGCCTTATCCCATCGTCCTTGGACGAGAAGGTCACCGTGGATGCCCTCTTCGCGCGGCATCGTCCCGACGTGGTGGTGGCGGTGGTGGACGCCAACCAGCTTTCGCGGCATCTGTACCTCGTGAAGCAATTGCAAGATTTGGGATTCAACCTCATCATCGCGCTGACCATGTCCGACTTATTGCGGAAGCGCGGCCAGGCGGTGGACGCGGGCAAATTGTCCGAAATGATGGAGTGCCCGGTTTTCCCCATCGATCCGCGCCGCAAGGACAAGGCCGCCGAGATGGGGAAGCTGGTGGAGAAACGTTGGCTGGCGGGACGTCCCGAGTCAGGACGGAGGCCGGTGGACGAAGGGTCTTATCGGGCCTTCGCGGCGGGGATGTCCGACGAGCGGGTGCAGCAGTATTACGCAGCCCTCGATCAGGTGGAACTCCTGGTGTTGAAGGATGCCGGCGAGGCGGAGGCCAACGCAGGGCGGAGCGGGACGGTATCGAAGCAGGAAGCGGGGAACGGGGATGGGCGGGCGCCGGCCGGCGGCGCGCGGGCGCGTAGTGATGCGGCCGATCGCATCTTGCTGCATCCCGTTTGGGGCCTGGCGATTTTCCTGCTGGCCATGTTCGCGATCTTCACTTCCATCTTTTGGCTGGCGACGCCGTTCATGGACGGCATCGACGCGGCTTTCGGTTGGGGCATAGCAGGACTGAAAAGGATTTTGCCCGATTACTGGGCGGTGGACATGCTGGCCGACGGGGCCATCGGCGGGGTCGGCACGGTGATGGTCTTCCTGCCCCAGATCCTGATCCTCTTCTTCGCGATGGGATACCTGGAGGATTCGGGATACCTGGCGCGGGGCGCGGCCTTGGTCGATAAGCCCTTGTCCAAGATCGGGCTGAACGGGAAATCCTTCGTGCCTTTGCTATCGGGATATGCCTGCGCCATCCCGGCCATGCTGGCGGCGCGCACCATCCCCAATCGCTACGAACGCAACCTGACCATCTTCATCATTCCGCTGATGAGCTGCAGCGCCCGCCTGCCGGTCTACACCTTGTTATTGGCGTTCATCACGCCGCGGGACAAGCCCTGGATAGGCGGATTGGCGCTGACGGGCCTCTACCTCGCCGGCCTGGTGCTGGGGGCGGCGGTATCCACCATCATCAGCAAGATCATCAAGAACAAGGGAATGTCCGGCTTCATCCTGGAGCTGCCCGCGCTGCGCATGCCGGTGCTGAAGGTGGTGGCCGCTTCCACCTACCATAAGGCCGCGCAGTATTTGCGGAAAGCGGGATTGATGATCATAATCATTTCCCTGGGCCTGTGGGTTCTGACGCATACGCCGCCGCAAGCCCGGACCGCGGCCACCGTCGAATCCGCTTCCCCCGCGGCCCAGGACGCGCCCGGGCCGAACCCGCCTTCCGCTTTGGCTCCCGTGGGCGACGTGGAATACGTGGCGGTGACCCATTCCTATGCGGCCCAGCTCGGGCATTTCCTGGAACCGGTCACGCGGCCCATGGGATTGGATTGGCGCGGGGGCGTGGCCATGATTTGCGGTTTCGCGGCGCGCGAGGTGTTCGTGAGCGCTATGGCTTTGATGTACCGCATCGACGATGCGGGAGGCAAGGATAAAGGCCTGGCCGATCGGCTGCTGGCGCGCATGGGCGAAGTGCGCTTCGAGGACACGGGAGCGCGCGTCTTCACCATCTCTTCGGTCCTGGGGGTGATCCTCTTCTTCATGATCGCCCTGCAATGCTTTTCGACCGTGGCGGTCGCCAAGGCCGAATCGGGCGGATGGAAGCTGGCTGCGGTCCAGCTCCTGCTCTACACCGGGACCGCCTACGTGCTGACGGTGGCCTTGGTGCAGGGGCTCAGGGCCCTGGGCGTTCCGTAA
- a CDS encoding sulfite exporter TauE/SafE family protein: MISSQHLAAALSTGSFGVLFLCFMAGVASSFTPCIYPLIPVTISILGTRNVESKLRGFLLTVFYVGGIATTYAALGVIAAFTGSLFGSLSSNPWILIGVATVIMALALNMLDVFQINFSRLNLGGGAGQRKQGLLSNFAYGLTFGLVASPCTAPPLAVILTWVGSTHNLVLGPLFLFSFALGMGSILILIGTFSSFLTRLPKSGMWMVYIKKVMGYMMVLMAGYFVFQAGRQW, translated from the coding sequence ATGATCAGCAGTCAACATCTGGCGGCGGCGCTCTCGACCGGCTCCTTCGGGGTCCTTTTCCTTTGCTTCATGGCGGGAGTGGCGTCGAGCTTTACCCCTTGCATTTATCCGCTCATCCCCGTGACCATCAGCATCCTGGGCACCCGCAACGTGGAATCGAAGTTGCGCGGGTTCCTGTTGACGGTTTTCTACGTCGGCGGAATCGCCACCACCTACGCGGCCCTGGGCGTGATCGCCGCGTTCACGGGATCCTTGTTCGGATCCTTGAGTTCGAACCCCTGGATCCTGATCGGCGTCGCCACGGTGATCATGGCCCTGGCCTTGAATATGCTGGACGTTTTCCAAATCAACTTCTCCCGCTTGAACCTGGGCGGCGGCGCGGGGCAACGTAAGCAGGGATTGCTTTCGAACTTCGCCTATGGCCTCACCTTCGGCCTGGTGGCCTCGCCCTGCACGGCGCCGCCCCTGGCGGTCATCCTGACCTGGGTGGGCTCCACGCATAACCTGGTCCTGGGGCCGCTTTTCCTCTTCTCCTTCGCCTTGGGGATGGGATCGATCCTGATTTTGATCGGCACTTTCTCCTCCTTCCTTACCCGCCTGCCCAAGTCGGGAATGTGGATGGTGTATATCAAGAAAGTCATGGGCTACATGATGGTCCTGATGGCGGGCTATTTCGTATTCCAGGCCGGACGCCAGTGGTAG
- a CDS encoding efflux RND transporter permease subunit, which yields MKFSSLFIRRPVLGIVLNLVIALLGLVSFKFLGVRDYPSVDPPVITVSTTYTGAAPEVIEAQITEPLESSINGIAGIRTLTSSSSQGTSAITVEFNLGADLEAAANDVRDRVSRAARQLPTDLTTPPAITKADVNASPILIVTVQSDARSPIDLSQYASDVLTERVQTIPGVSEVRIFGEKRYAIRLNMSAGLMAARGVIPEDVQAALNRENVELPAGYLEGKRTELTVRSLSRLQDPKDFEDLIVKSDSGRVVRFSDIGRVEAGAENERTIMKLNGVEMIGVAVIPQPGTNYIAIADEFYKRLDQVVAEAPKDIKIQTFLDYTANVRQSIKEVLETLAAAFALVVLVIFVFLRDGRATLIPVIALPISLLGAFFLMLASGFSINILSLLAIVLATGLVVDDAIVVLENIYRKIEDGEDPVAAGHRGSAEIFFAVLSTTLTLAAVFLPIVFLQGIVGRLFREFGVVVAGAVLISAFVSLTITPMLCTRFLKRRERKPSSFYVRSEAFFERLIHGYRGLLEGFLERRWLSFAIMGLAVILIFIFYRQLPRELAPTEDRSRLSVNVRAPEGTSYTAMVDYMDALTGLIKKAVPEEKGVQIQVAPSFGGTGAVNTGSGRIILKDPGHRKRTQTEISDDLTRAVRQLSAARTIVSEEQTVSTSRRGGLPLQFVIQAPDLDRLAAKLPDFLQAVNRDPAFSVSDVDLKFNSPEVQLQIDRAKAQDLGVSPLDIDQALQLGLSGARFGYIVRGGKQYQIIGQLELEDRDDPLVLRSLYVRGSGGRLVQLDNVLRLQEGSSTPTRFRYNRFASATVSAGLSPGVTLGAGIQEMGKIAREVLGPSFSTALTGPARDYSESSSSLAFAFLFALALIYLVLAAQFESFKDPLIIMFTVPLALAGAFLSLWYFDQSLNIFGEIGIIMLIGLVTKNGILIVEFGNQRKEHGLPVREAIIESATARFRPIVMTSLTAILGSLPIALALGAGAKSRVSMGIVVIGGLLFSLALTLFVVPAFYTYLSSPVTTSNGDKPAP from the coding sequence GTGAAATTCTCTTCCCTCTTCATCCGTCGCCCGGTGCTGGGCATCGTACTCAATCTCGTCATCGCCTTGCTGGGCCTGGTCTCCTTCAAATTCCTGGGGGTACGGGATTACCCTTCCGTGGATCCGCCGGTCATCACGGTCTCCACGACCTACACCGGCGCGGCGCCGGAGGTGATCGAGGCCCAGATCACCGAACCCCTGGAAAGCTCCATCAACGGCATCGCCGGCATCCGCACCCTCACTTCGTCCAGCTCCCAGGGCACCAGCGCCATTACGGTGGAATTCAACCTGGGAGCGGACCTGGAGGCCGCCGCCAACGACGTGCGGGACCGCGTCTCCCGCGCGGCGCGACAGCTGCCCACCGATCTCACCACTCCGCCCGCCATTACCAAGGCGGACGTGAACGCCTCGCCCATCCTGATCGTGACCGTGCAAAGCGACGCCCGCAGCCCCATCGATCTCAGCCAATACGCGTCCGACGTGTTGACCGAGCGCGTGCAGACCATTCCCGGCGTGAGCGAGGTGCGCATCTTCGGGGAAAAGCGCTACGCCATCCGCCTGAACATGTCCGCGGGCCTGATGGCCGCCAGAGGCGTGATCCCGGAAGACGTGCAGGCGGCCCTGAACCGGGAAAACGTGGAGCTTCCGGCGGGATACCTGGAGGGCAAGCGCACGGAGCTGACGGTGCGCTCCTTGAGCCGCCTCCAGGATCCGAAGGACTTCGAGGACCTGATCGTGAAGAGCGATAGCGGAAGGGTAGTGCGCTTTAGCGACATCGGGCGGGTGGAAGCAGGGGCGGAGAACGAGCGCACCATCATGAAGCTGAACGGGGTGGAAATGATCGGCGTGGCGGTGATCCCGCAGCCCGGGACGAACTATATCGCCATCGCCGACGAGTTCTACAAGCGCCTCGATCAAGTCGTGGCGGAAGCGCCAAAGGATATCAAGATCCAGACCTTCCTGGACTATACGGCGAACGTCCGGCAATCGATCAAGGAGGTGCTGGAAACCCTCGCCGCCGCCTTCGCCCTGGTCGTGCTGGTCATCTTCGTATTCCTGCGGGACGGGCGCGCGACGCTCATCCCGGTCATCGCCCTGCCCATCTCCCTTCTGGGCGCTTTCTTCCTGATGCTGGCCAGCGGCTTCTCCATCAACATCCTTTCCCTCCTGGCCATCGTGCTGGCCACCGGCCTGGTGGTGGACGATGCCATCGTGGTCCTGGAAAACATCTACCGGAAAATCGAGGATGGGGAAGACCCGGTGGCGGCCGGGCATCGGGGTTCGGCGGAAATCTTCTTCGCGGTCCTGTCCACCACCCTCACCTTGGCCGCCGTGTTCCTGCCCATCGTATTCCTCCAGGGCATCGTAGGCCGGCTCTTTCGGGAGTTCGGCGTGGTGGTGGCGGGCGCGGTGCTCATCTCCGCCTTCGTCTCCCTGACCATCACCCCCATGCTCTGCACGCGCTTCCTGAAACGGCGCGAACGCAAGCCGAGTTCCTTCTACGTCCGTAGCGAAGCCTTTTTCGAACGGCTCATCCATGGCTACCGCGGCCTCTTGGAGGGCTTTCTCGAACGGCGCTGGCTCAGCTTCGCCATCATGGGCCTTGCCGTGATCCTCATCTTCATCTTCTACCGGCAACTTCCCCGGGAACTGGCCCCCACCGAGGATCGTTCCCGCTTGAGCGTCAACGTCCGTGCCCCCGAGGGTACCTCCTACACGGCCATGGTCGATTACATGGACGCGCTGACAGGCCTGATCAAGAAGGCCGTTCCGGAGGAAAAGGGAGTGCAGATCCAAGTGGCCCCCAGCTTCGGCGGGACGGGGGCGGTGAATACCGGATCGGGCCGCATCATCCTGAAGGATCCCGGCCATCGCAAGCGCACCCAAACCGAAATCTCCGACGACCTCACCCGGGCCGTGAGGCAATTGAGCGCGGCCCGTACCATCGTTTCCGAAGAACAGACCGTCAGCACCAGCCGCCGCGGGGGCCTGCCTTTGCAGTTCGTGATCCAGGCGCCGGATCTGGATCGCCTCGCGGCCAAGCTCCCCGATTTCCTCCAGGCGGTGAACCGCGATCCCGCCTTCTCCGTGTCCGACGTGGATTTGAAGTTCAACAGCCCGGAGGTGCAGTTGCAGATCGACCGCGCCAAGGCCCAGGATCTGGGCGTCTCCCCGCTCGACATCGATCAGGCCTTGCAATTGGGGCTCAGCGGCGCGCGCTTCGGGTATATCGTGCGCGGAGGCAAGCAGTACCAGATCATCGGGCAATTGGAACTGGAGGACCGCGACGATCCCTTGGTATTACGTTCCCTTTACGTGCGCGGGTCGGGGGGCCGGCTGGTGCAATTGGACAACGTGCTGCGCCTCCAGGAGGGCAGCAGCACGCCCACCCGCTTCCGCTACAACCGCTTCGCTTCCGCCACCGTAAGCGCGGGCCTATCCCCCGGCGTCACCTTGGGGGCCGGCATCCAGGAGATGGGCAAGATCGCCCGCGAGGTACTCGGCCCATCCTTCTCCACCGCCCTTACCGGCCCCGCCCGGGATTATTCGGAAAGCTCCTCTAGCCTCGCCTTCGCCTTCCTCTTCGCCCTGGCCCTCATCTACCTCGTCCTGGCCGCGCAATTCGAGAGCTTCAAGGACCCGCTGATCATCATGTTCACCGTGCCTTTGGCCCTGGCCGGCGCGTTCCTCTCCTTGTGGTATTTCGATCAATCGCTCAACATCTTCGGGGAGATCGGCATCATCATGCTGATCGGCCTGGTGACCAAGAACGGCATCCTGATCGTAGAGTTCGGTAATCAGCGCAAGGAGCACGGCCTCCCGGTCCGGGAAGCCATCATCGAATCGGCCACGGCGCGTTTCCGCCCCATCGTGATGACCAGCCTCACCGCCATCCTGGGTAGTTTGCCCATCGCGTTGGCCCTGGGCGCCGGGGCCAAGAGCCGGGTATCCATGGGCATCGTGGTCATCGGAGGCTTGCTGTTCAGCCTGGCGTTAACGCTATTCGTAGTGCCGGCGTTCTATACCTACCTGTCTTCTCCTGTCACCACTTCCAATGGTGATAAGCCGGCGCCTTAG
- a CDS encoding TlpA family protein disulfide reductase, with the protein MEKFIPKSLFKTAAALCFAGILQAQAADMTKLPQFTLKDLDGKEWKSSQLEGKACVLDFWATWCNTCKETIPKLSELSEKFKDKGLTVIGISVDKGSAEKIMKSAKKLGINYLVLLDKENTLSQTFGFNGIPSLYVFNRKGSLVTAMPGYDPDQEAQLTDAAQKAIN; encoded by the coding sequence ATGGAAAAGTTCATCCCCAAGTCCCTATTCAAGACGGCCGCAGCCCTCTGTTTCGCAGGCATCTTACAAGCGCAGGCGGCGGATATGACCAAGCTCCCCCAGTTCACGCTGAAGGATCTGGACGGCAAGGAATGGAAAAGCTCCCAATTGGAAGGCAAAGCCTGCGTCCTGGATTTTTGGGCTACCTGGTGCAATACCTGTAAGGAAACCATTCCCAAGCTGAGCGAGCTTAGCGAAAAGTTCAAGGACAAGGGCCTGACCGTCATAGGCATCAGCGTCGACAAAGGATCAGCGGAGAAGATCATGAAGTCCGCCAAAAAGCTGGGCATCAATTACCTGGTGCTCCTCGACAAGGAAAATACCCTCAGCCAGACCTTCGGTTTCAACGGAATCCCGTCCTTGTACGTCTTCAATCGCAAAGGCTCCCTGGTAACGGCCATGCCCGGGTATGATCCCGATCAGGAAGCGCAACTGACCGATGCGGCGCAAAAGGCGATAAACTGA
- a CDS encoding class I SAM-dependent methyltransferase, protein MGTNEIKFTDGAAYERYMGLWSRMVGDAFLDWLKPRSGLRWLDVGCGNGAFTERLAESCAPASLHGIDPSEPQLEFARSRNALRTAVFRKADAMSLPYPDDAFDAAVMPLVIFFVPDPAKGVAEMARVVVAGGIVSAYAWDMTGGGFPYAMLMEELKALGHEAPKTPFPEASRLETLRDLWTRAGLESIATRTFEVKRTYSGFEDYWATILGGPSVGPTLAAMSAAETAALRERLRTRLAAPASEPITVSARCNAVHGKVAPSVKSP, encoded by the coding sequence ATGGGTACCAACGAGATCAAATTCACGGACGGGGCCGCGTACGAAAGGTACATGGGCCTCTGGAGCCGCATGGTGGGGGACGCGTTCCTGGATTGGCTGAAACCAAGGTCCGGCCTGCGCTGGTTGGACGTGGGCTGCGGCAACGGGGCCTTCACCGAAAGGCTCGCCGAATCCTGCGCCCCGGCTTCCCTCCACGGGATCGATCCGTCCGAGCCGCAATTGGAATTCGCCCGCTCGCGCAACGCCCTACGTACCGCGGTCTTCCGAAAGGCCGACGCGATGTCCCTGCCCTATCCCGATGACGCCTTCGATGCGGCGGTGATGCCCCTGGTGATCTTCTTCGTGCCCGATCCCGCGAAGGGCGTGGCCGAAATGGCGCGCGTCGTCGTGGCGGGAGGAATCGTATCCGCCTACGCCTGGGACATGACCGGAGGCGGGTTCCCGTACGCGATGCTGATGGAAGAGTTGAAAGCCTTGGGCCATGAAGCGCCGAAGACGCCCTTTCCGGAGGCCTCCCGCTTGGAAACCTTACGCGATCTCTGGACCCGGGCGGGCCTGGAATCCATCGCAACGCGCACGTTCGAGGTGAAGAGGACCTACTCCGGCTTCGAAGATTACTGGGCCACCATCCTCGGAGGGCCCAGCGTGGGGCCTACGTTGGCGGCCATGTCCGCGGCGGAAACCGCCGCGCTCCGGGAACGCTTGCGCACGCGATTGGCCGCGCCCGCATCCGAACCGATCACCGTGAGCGCGCGTTGCAATGCGGTTCATGGGAAGGTCGCGCCTTCCGTCAAGAGTCCCTAA
- the queD gene encoding 6-carboxytetrahydropterin synthase QueD produces MKLYKSFGFEAAHYLPKVPIGHKCGRIHGHSFRCEIEVTGPVDPATGWVMDFADIKKAFRPLEEALDHRFLNEDVADLPNPTSEEICKWIWDRLKPSLPLLTGVILHETCTARSEYRG; encoded by the coding sequence ATGAAACTGTATAAGTCCTTCGGCTTCGAGGCCGCCCACTACCTGCCCAAGGTGCCCATCGGCCATAAGTGCGGGCGCATCCATGGGCATAGCTTCCGGTGCGAAATCGAGGTGACGGGACCGGTCGATCCCGCGACCGGTTGGGTGATGGATTTCGCGGACATCAAGAAGGCTTTCCGTCCCCTCGAGGAAGCCCTGGATCACCGCTTCCTCAACGAGGACGTCGCGGATTTGCCCAATCCCACTTCGGAAGAAATCTGCAAATGGATTTGGGATCGGCTGAAGCCCTCCCTGCCGCTCTTGACCGGCGTTATCCTCCACGAGACCTGCACGGCCCGTTCGGAATACCGCGGCTAA
- a CDS encoding FeoA domain-containing protein translates to MVKIAQREGLPKGREGTDATASAASDAGGEGTTLDRLRPGQAGTVIKVEAEAALKLHLMELGFVAGSPIVFLMSTPFGDPNIYALRGTSIALRKSEAKCIRIRI, encoded by the coding sequence ATGGTGAAAATTGCTCAACGCGAGGGCCTGCCCAAAGGCCGTGAAGGTACCGATGCCACGGCATCAGCCGCGTCCGACGCCGGCGGGGAAGGAACGACCCTCGATCGTTTGCGTCCCGGCCAAGCGGGCACGGTGATAAAGGTGGAGGCCGAAGCGGCCCTCAAGCTCCATCTGATGGAACTGGGATTCGTGGCGGGCAGCCCCATCGTATTCCTGATGTCCACCCCTTTCGGCGATCCCAACATCTATGCCCTGCGGGGGACTTCGATCGCTCTGCGGAAGAGCGAGGCCAAGTGCATTCGCATCCGGATTTGA
- a CDS encoding efflux RND transporter periplasmic adaptor subunit: MAYSRRRILWIGIGLAALVLLAIPKVIQGIHGKPVKTGQGPRGGSGTGGGGSGAGTGAAAGGMRGGSGGSRDGGPGGSAVQVTAHVVRPQKLERTVVSTGSLRAGDAVQLKSETSGRIVQLPFKEGARVAKGKLLVKINDADLRAQLLKARAALGMAQVNEQRERQLFQREFVSRQEYDQAREASASAKGDIELIEAQIAKTEIRAPFDGVVGLSQVSVGTLVSAGAPIANFVSDAPLKVDFAVPEQYYDSVGPGTKVSFTLQGNPKVYAAKVYAVDPVVDQATRTVNVRALCDGLDSALAPGTFARLSLVVQEKPQALAVPSQAVVPSGNGEQVYVLREGKTAAQPVRTGLRTSAVVEVVSGLNPGDTVITSGVSVVRPGSPVQIKSLD, translated from the coding sequence TTGGCGTACTCCCGCAGGCGCATCCTCTGGATCGGCATCGGATTGGCAGCCCTCGTATTGCTCGCGATCCCCAAGGTCATCCAAGGCATCCATGGTAAGCCGGTGAAAACCGGCCAAGGCCCGCGCGGCGGCTCCGGAACCGGCGGGGGAGGATCCGGAGCGGGAACGGGCGCCGCCGCCGGGGGAATGCGGGGCGGTTCGGGAGGATCAAGGGACGGGGGGCCAGGCGGTTCCGCGGTGCAGGTGACCGCCCACGTGGTGCGGCCCCAGAAGCTGGAGCGGACCGTGGTCAGCACCGGAAGCCTGCGGGCCGGGGACGCGGTGCAACTCAAGAGCGAGACCTCCGGGCGCATCGTGCAATTGCCTTTCAAGGAAGGCGCGCGCGTGGCCAAGGGCAAGCTGCTGGTGAAAATCAACGACGCGGATTTACGGGCGCAATTGCTGAAAGCCAGGGCTGCCTTGGGAATGGCCCAGGTCAATGAGCAGCGGGAGCGCCAGTTGTTCCAGCGCGAGTTCGTGAGCCGGCAGGAGTATGATCAGGCCCGCGAGGCATCCGCCTCCGCGAAAGGCGACATAGAGCTCATCGAAGCGCAGATCGCCAAGACGGAAATCCGCGCCCCCTTCGACGGCGTGGTGGGCTTGAGCCAGGTGAGCGTCGGGACCTTGGTTTCCGCGGGGGCGCCCATCGCCAATTTCGTCAGCGATGCGCCCCTCAAGGTGGACTTCGCCGTTCCCGAGCAGTATTACGATTCCGTGGGGCCGGGGACGAAGGTGAGCTTCACCCTGCAAGGCAACCCCAAGGTCTATGCGGCCAAGGTCTACGCCGTGGATCCGGTGGTGGACCAGGCGACCCGCACGGTGAACGTGCGGGCCTTATGCGACGGCCTGGACAGCGCATTGGCGCCGGGGACCTTCGCGCGCCTGAGCCTGGTGGTGCAGGAAAAGCCGCAGGCCCTGGCGGTGCCGAGCCAGGCGGTGGTGCCCAGCGGGAACGGCGAGCAGGTATACGTGTTGCGAGAGGGAAAGACGGCCGCCCAGCCGGTGCGGACCGGGCTGCGCACCTCGGCCGTTGTGGAAGTGGTGTCGGGCCTGAATCCCGGGGACACGGTCATCACTTCGGGCGTGTCCGTAGTGCGCCCGGGATCGCCGGTGCAGATCAAAAGCCTGGATTGA
- a CDS encoding esterase yields MPLPFAAFLNLILLSASLAASGPADSPKPASVALSSPEIGADGKVTFRYLAPAAKQVMLSPDFDGQPHAMAKDIQGLWSVTVGPLQPDIYLYAFQVDGITSLDPRNANTKYQYGIFGAVSVFEVPGPSLQFYDAKPVPHGAVSIQPYQSKSMGLARTVWVYTPPGYAQGKDFPVLYLLHGAGDVESGWTMIGRANLILDNLIASGEAKPMVVVMPLGHAIQSWWTGPAQSAPDPIAKAFQSGKAAEIFAAMYSGDGKGGLSPFAKDLLQDVMPLVEGAFKVAKSPDSRAIAGLSMGGGQSIQLAFSRPELFRYVVLMSPAADGRVDLAYPAFFADAAAANQRFKLLWLGATKQDVITGPGDLAFDSLLTRRGIKHTFVLGEGRHEWSVWRYNLRDVAKLLFR; encoded by the coding sequence ATGCCGTTGCCGTTCGCCGCATTCCTGAATCTGATCTTATTATCCGCGTCCTTGGCCGCCAGCGGTCCCGCCGATTCCCCTAAGCCGGCAAGCGTAGCCTTGAGTTCGCCCGAAATCGGCGCGGACGGGAAGGTAACTTTCCGCTATCTGGCTCCCGCGGCCAAACAGGTGATGCTCTCCCCCGATTTCGATGGGCAACCGCATGCCATGGCCAAGGACATCCAGGGGCTCTGGAGCGTCACCGTCGGCCCTCTGCAACCCGATATTTATCTCTACGCCTTCCAAGTCGACGGCATCACCTCCTTGGATCCGCGGAACGCGAATACGAAATACCAGTACGGCATCTTCGGCGCCGTCAGCGTCTTTGAGGTTCCCGGGCCGTCCCTGCAATTCTACGACGCCAAGCCGGTTCCCCACGGTGCGGTGTCCATCCAGCCGTACCAATCCAAATCCATGGGCTTGGCTCGCACGGTATGGGTTTATACTCCCCCCGGCTACGCGCAAGGGAAGGACTTCCCCGTGCTCTACCTATTGCACGGCGCGGGAGACGTCGAATCCGGATGGACCATGATCGGCAGGGCCAATCTCATCCTGGACAACCTCATCGCCTCGGGCGAAGCCAAGCCCATGGTGGTGGTCATGCCGTTGGGCCATGCCATCCAAAGCTGGTGGACGGGCCCGGCCCAATCCGCGCCCGATCCCATCGCGAAGGCTTTCCAAAGCGGGAAGGCCGCGGAAATCTTCGCCGCCATGTACTCCGGGGACGGCAAAGGCGGTCTATCCCCGTTCGCGAAGGACTTGCTCCAAGACGTGATGCCGCTGGTGGAAGGCGCATTCAAGGTCGCGAAGTCGCCGGATAGCCGCGCCATCGCCGGCCTATCCATGGGCGGCGGGCAAAGCATCCAGCTCGCCTTTTCCCGGCCCGAGCTGTTCCGTTACGTCGTGCTCATGAGCCCGGCCGCCGACGGCCGCGTGGACCTGGCTTATCCCGCGTTCTTCGCGGATGCGGCGGCCGCGAACCAGCGCTTTAAGCTGCTCTGGCTGGGCGCGACCAAGCAGGACGTGATTACCGGGCCTGGCGATCTGGCCTTCGATTCCCTGCTGACCCGGCGCGGCATCAAGCATACCTTCGTCCTGGGCGAAGGGCGGCACGAATGGAGCGTATGGCGCTATAATCTCCGTGACGTGGCGAAGTTATTGTTCCGATAA